In Pseudothermotoga sp., a genomic segment contains:
- the lpdA gene encoding dihydrolipoyl dehydrogenase has product MYDALVIGAGPGGYVAAIKLAQRGKHVAVVERSHLGGTCTNWGCIPTKAMLTSAHLYKSMVEKAAELGVSAERVVPDFSKIKSHMNKSVVASRKGIEYLFKKNGVELILGDAIVESPNSVSVAGKKIEARHLVIATGSVPILFPPFNEVAGIWTSDDVFKMDRLPESVLIVGGGVIGVELATFFSSLNVKVVLVELLEHILPNEDVDAAQIVARSLKRKGVEIYESSKLISIQPVENGYRSVIETREGQLEKRTEKIIVAVGRKPNVTEDIKVLGVAIERGIKTDATMRTNIPNVYAVGDIRGQIMLAHVAMYEAIVAAKNICGEAIEMDYSAVPNVIFTDPEVASVGVKQKDVDPSAVKVFSFPITANGRARTMLEREGFAKFIADARTGKILGATVVGPYATELIMEAAIAVKHGLTAEQLEEVIHPHPTLSEMMLGAIEGIVEKPIHL; this is encoded by the coding sequence ATGTACGATGCCTTAGTTATTGGAGCAGGTCCAGGAGGATACGTTGCGGCGATAAAGCTTGCCCAGCGAGGTAAGCATGTTGCGGTTGTTGAAAGGTCACACCTCGGTGGCACTTGTACCAACTGGGGTTGCATCCCCACCAAGGCCATGTTGACATCTGCTCATTTGTATAAGAGCATGGTTGAGAAAGCTGCCGAGCTAGGAGTTTCGGCAGAAAGGGTTGTACCTGATTTTTCGAAGATCAAGAGCCACATGAACAAGTCGGTGGTGGCATCCAGGAAAGGCATAGAGTACCTTTTCAAAAAAAACGGAGTCGAATTGATTCTTGGAGATGCGATCGTTGAATCTCCGAATTCAGTCTCAGTCGCAGGCAAAAAGATCGAGGCCAGGCATCTCGTGATAGCGACTGGTTCCGTACCTATCCTCTTTCCACCGTTCAACGAGGTGGCTGGGATTTGGACGAGCGATGATGTGTTCAAAATGGATCGACTCCCCGAGAGTGTCCTGATAGTCGGTGGTGGTGTGATCGGTGTTGAATTGGCGACATTTTTTTCAAGTTTGAATGTGAAGGTAGTTTTGGTGGAACTACTCGAGCACATCCTTCCAAACGAAGATGTGGATGCTGCACAGATTGTTGCAAGATCTCTCAAAAGGAAAGGTGTTGAAATATACGAATCTTCCAAATTGATTTCGATTCAACCGGTTGAGAATGGCTATAGATCCGTCATTGAGACGAGAGAAGGTCAATTGGAGAAAAGGACTGAAAAGATCATCGTCGCAGTGGGAAGAAAGCCGAACGTCACAGAGGACATAAAAGTTCTGGGTGTAGCCATAGAAAGAGGTATCAAAACGGATGCAACGATGCGGACGAATATACCAAATGTCTATGCTGTAGGTGACATCAGAGGTCAAATCATGCTCGCACACGTCGCCATGTACGAAGCGATCGTAGCTGCCAAGAACATCTGTGGAGAGGCAATAGAGATGGATTATTCAGCTGTACCGAACGTGATATTCACCGATCCTGAAGTGGCGAGCGTCGGTGTTAAACAAAAAGATGTTGATCCATCAGCTGTGAAGGTTTTTTCCTTCCCCATAACGGCTAACGGCCGTGCCAGGACCATGTTGGAGAGAGAAGGTTTCGCCAAGTTCATAGCTGATGCCAGGACGGGAAAAATCCTCGGTGCCACTGTGGTTGGTCCGTACGCAACGGAGCTCATCATGGAAGCAGCCATTGCAGTTAAACATGGTTTAACGGCGGAACAGCTTGAAGAAGTTATCCACCCACACCCAACGTTGAGTGAAATGATGCTCGGTGCGATTGAAGGTATTGTTGAAAAGCCCATACATCTGTAA
- a CDS encoding (2Fe-2S)-binding protein, with product MKRIFEHPILKRKSTKVIKFYFEGRELQALEGETIASALIANGIDIFGETERGKPRGFFCAIGKCSSCLMIVNGEPNVRVCITPVMEGMKVQRQFGRSEIVW from the coding sequence TTGAAGCGCATATTTGAGCATCCCATACTCAAGAGGAAATCGACAAAAGTCATAAAGTTTTATTTTGAGGGAAGAGAGCTGCAGGCGTTGGAAGGTGAAACTATCGCATCGGCATTGATCGCGAACGGCATCGATATCTTTGGAGAAACGGAACGAGGTAAACCTAGAGGTTTTTTCTGTGCCATAGGTAAATGTTCTTCGTGTCTCATGATCGTGAACGGTGAACCAAACGTTAGAGTGTGCATAACACCGGTGATGGAAGGTATGAAGGTCCAAAGGCAGTTCGGACGGAGTGAGATCGTATGGTGA
- the flgF gene encoding flagellar basal-body rod protein FlgF: MVRAIYTAAMGMLSDAFKLDSTANNLANVDTAGYKKDIPTFSAYQERSVYLSSDRKTPIGTLPYSCVVDRVYIDPSEGALLYTANPLDLAIVGSGYFAVQRQNEVFYTRAGNFKLDPEGYIVNADGLRLLDVNAQPIVFQHGYSIDEEGFVRDGAGNTVTRIAVYSFESERDLRKYGYTLFSPTEESGPPVAANNFRILSGHVELSNVNAVTEMVKMIELQRHFEITQKVVLAEDEMFAKLFSQVATLR; the protein is encoded by the coding sequence ATGGTAAGGGCTATCTACACTGCGGCGATGGGAATGCTGTCCGACGCTTTCAAACTCGATTCAACAGCGAACAATTTAGCCAACGTCGATACGGCAGGTTATAAAAAAGACATACCCACGTTCAGTGCGTACCAGGAGCGTTCAGTATACCTATCGAGTGATAGGAAAACGCCTATAGGAACTTTACCATACAGTTGCGTGGTAGACAGGGTCTATATTGATCCCAGTGAAGGTGCCCTTCTCTACACGGCGAATCCACTCGACCTCGCAATAGTTGGAAGCGGTTATTTCGCCGTTCAAAGGCAGAATGAGGTTTTCTACACTCGTGCCGGTAACTTCAAGCTCGATCCTGAAGGTTACATTGTTAACGCCGATGGCCTGAGATTGCTCGATGTGAACGCTCAACCGATCGTTTTTCAACACGGTTATTCTATCGACGAAGAGGGATTCGTGAGAGATGGTGCTGGCAATACGGTCACGAGAATCGCTGTTTACAGTTTCGAATCGGAACGGGACTTGAGGAAATACGGTTACACGCTTTTCTCACCAACGGAAGAGAGTGGTCCCCCTGTGGCTGCGAACAACTTTAGGATTCTTTCCGGCCACGTCGAACTATCAAACGTGAATGCTGTGACGGAAATGGTCAAGATGATAGAACTTCAGAGACATTTTGAGATCACACAAAAGGTAGTACTAGCGGAAGATGAAATGTTTGCCAAGTTGTTCTCACAAGTTGCAACGCTAAGGTGA
- the flgG gene encoding flagellar basal-body rod protein FlgG produces MMISLYSAATGMWAQQYKLDTVSNNLANVDTTSYKKLRAEFQDLVYQYYKNAGTPTAQNSIIPTGIYVGHGVRLSATTRIFTIGNMEHTGNALDLAIAGDGFFQIQLQDGRIAYTRDGSFKIDSEGRIVTANGLTLVPNIVVPNDAVAINVSPDGIVSAEMQDGTVQNLGTIVLVRFVNPAGLKAIGDNLYVQTVASGEPIEGTPNQDGFGAIQQGYLEKSNVDVVKEMVDMIIAQRAYELNARTIQTADDMLRTVSTLKR; encoded by the coding sequence ATGATGATTTCCTTATATTCCGCAGCGACAGGAATGTGGGCCCAACAGTACAAACTTGATACGGTTTCGAACAATCTCGCAAATGTTGATACTACGAGCTATAAAAAGCTCAGAGCTGAGTTTCAAGATTTGGTCTATCAGTACTACAAGAACGCTGGTACACCCACAGCTCAGAATTCCATCATCCCAACTGGTATATATGTCGGTCATGGAGTGAGACTGAGCGCTACAACTAGGATATTCACCATTGGAAACATGGAACATACGGGCAACGCGTTGGATTTAGCCATCGCGGGGGATGGATTCTTTCAAATACAACTTCAAGACGGTAGGATCGCATATACGCGTGATGGTAGTTTCAAGATCGACAGTGAAGGCAGAATCGTGACGGCGAATGGTTTGACTTTGGTCCCAAACATCGTTGTCCCTAACGATGCTGTCGCAATAAACGTATCACCTGATGGTATCGTTTCTGCTGAGATGCAAGATGGTACAGTCCAAAACCTTGGAACGATTGTTCTGGTTCGCTTCGTCAATCCCGCCGGATTGAAAGCCATAGGGGACAATTTGTACGTTCAGACTGTTGCCTCCGGTGAACCGATCGAAGGGACGCCGAATCAAGATGGCTTCGGTGCGATACAGCAAGGTTACCTTGAAAAATCCAACGTCGACGTTGTGAAAGAGATGGTGGACATGATCATCGCTCAGCGCGCGTATGAATTGAATGCAAGAACGATCCAAACAGCCGATGATATGCTACGAACAGTTTCCACACTGAAACGTTGA